Proteins encoded in a region of the Vibrio ponticus genome:
- a CDS encoding DUF2850 domain-containing protein, with amino-acid sequence MEQKSNKAYLALSASIARDIEVFSARQEPMNVSVNSNSRQEKRAGLLAFQSKWSIASIWLVVLASTYFIIQGAIVLSDKYQRISHPHSLIYGVWIESDVAPYRAERLEINSSGIVFEGGIVATEYDFDGDYLVYQHGTEQRRFKFQNQNWNEMRLLTGNAYQPIFVKTASK; translated from the coding sequence TTGGAACAAAAGTCCAATAAAGCTTACCTCGCATTGAGCGCTTCAATAGCGCGTGATATAGAGGTTTTTTCTGCAAGGCAAGAACCAATGAACGTTAGTGTAAATAGCAACTCAAGACAGGAAAAAAGAGCAGGGCTACTCGCCTTTCAGAGCAAATGGAGCATCGCATCGATATGGCTGGTGGTCTTAGCCAGTACTTATTTCATTATTCAAGGCGCGATAGTATTGAGTGATAAATATCAGCGAATCAGTCATCCTCATTCGCTTATTTATGGTGTCTGGATTGAGAGTGATGTGGCACCTTATCGTGCCGAGCGTTTAGAGATCAATTCCTCAGGTATCGTGTTTGAAGGTGGGATAGTCGCCACCGAGTATGACTTTGATGGTGACTATTTAGTGTATCAACATGGCACTGAGCAACGCCGCTTTAAGTTTCAAAATCAGAATTGGAATGAGATGAGACTGTTGACTGGGAACGCTTATCAACCAATCTTTGTCAAAACTGCTTCAAAATAA
- the mltA gene encoding murein transglycosylase A: protein MKKIFPLAAVTLLFGCAQPTDRAQQYFDQEFETTLNRTESVQSNVTRDFTEFHKQAEQVVDKSPSMAKVYQPLYETLNEWVLQSGDPSELGNFGIQTAQLGGGDKKGNVLFTGYFSPVMELRHQANETYKYPVYAKPDCGKECPTRAQIYAGALEGQGLELGYAANMIDPFLMEVQGSGFVHFEDDDTLEYFAYGGKNNKAYVSIGRVLIERGEVSREKMSMKAIKDWVLANDEATVREVLEQNPSFVFFAPRADAPVTGSAGIPLLPMASVAGDRSILPMGTPILAEVPLLNADGSWSGAHQLRLLIVLDTGGAVKQNHLDLYHGMGPRAGTEAGHYKHFGRVWKLGLENSPTQAPWAMPPEKQN from the coding sequence ATGAAAAAGATTTTTCCTTTAGCGGCGGTGACGCTGCTGTTTGGCTGTGCTCAACCAACCGACCGAGCACAACAATATTTCGATCAAGAGTTTGAAACTACCCTCAATCGCACTGAGAGTGTGCAATCAAATGTGACGCGAGATTTTACTGAGTTCCATAAACAAGCCGAGCAGGTGGTCGATAAATCACCCTCAATGGCGAAGGTATATCAACCACTGTATGAAACGCTCAATGAGTGGGTACTGCAAAGTGGCGATCCAAGTGAATTGGGCAACTTTGGTATCCAAACTGCGCAACTAGGTGGTGGCGATAAAAAAGGTAATGTTCTCTTTACCGGTTACTTTTCCCCGGTAATGGAGCTTCGTCATCAAGCCAATGAGACCTATAAATATCCAGTTTATGCCAAGCCTGATTGTGGTAAAGAGTGCCCAACTCGTGCGCAGATTTATGCAGGTGCTTTAGAAGGGCAGGGTTTGGAGTTGGGTTATGCGGCTAACATGATCGACCCTTTCTTGATGGAAGTGCAAGGGAGCGGTTTTGTTCATTTTGAAGATGACGACACACTTGAATATTTCGCTTACGGCGGTAAAAACAATAAAGCTTACGTCAGTATTGGTCGCGTATTGATTGAACGTGGTGAAGTCTCACGTGAAAAAATGTCGATGAAAGCAATTAAGGATTGGGTGCTCGCTAATGATGAGGCAACGGTGCGTGAAGTACTGGAGCAAAATCCATCATTTGTCTTTTTTGCCCCACGAGCAGATGCGCCAGTAACAGGCTCGGCAGGCATTCCACTGTTGCCGATGGCATCTGTAGCGGGTGACCGAAGCATTTTGCCTATGGGAACCCCAATCCTTGCTGAAGTACCACTATTAAATGCTGATGGCTCGTGGAGTGGTGCACATCAACTGCGTTTGCTGATCGTTTTAGACACTGGTGGTGCGGTGAAACAGAATCATCTCGACCTTTACCATGGCATGGGACCACGTGCGGGTACAGAGGCAGGTCATTACAAACATTTTGGTCGCGTGTGGAAGTTAGGTTTAGAGAACTCTCCGACGCAAGCGCCGTGGGCAATGCCGCCTGAGAAACAAAACTAA